Proteins from a single region of Streptomyces spectabilis:
- a CDS encoding carboxymuconolactone decarboxylase family protein: protein MTHTTQATAPHAPSPAHAHDERLPEHTPRLNMAELAPEAYKAMIRFAAAAKRGVDPVIFELVQIRASQINHCAFCLDMHTKDALAAGESVERIVQLSTWEESKHFYTAREIAAIELTEAVTVLTDGFVPDEVYERAALHFDDKELAHLIATITLINGWNRFAVTTRMVPGHYTPGSTAHRPAE, encoded by the coding sequence ATGACGCACACGACGCAGGCCACCGCCCCGCACGCGCCCTCCCCCGCGCACGCCCACGACGAGCGGCTGCCCGAGCACACCCCCCGCCTCAACATGGCCGAGCTGGCCCCGGAGGCGTACAAGGCCATGATCCGGTTCGCCGCGGCGGCCAAGCGCGGTGTCGACCCGGTCATATTCGAGCTCGTCCAGATCCGGGCCTCGCAGATCAACCACTGCGCGTTCTGCCTCGACATGCACACCAAGGACGCGCTCGCCGCGGGTGAGAGCGTCGAGCGGATCGTGCAGCTGTCCACCTGGGAGGAGTCCAAGCACTTCTACACGGCCCGGGAGATCGCCGCCATCGAGCTGACGGAGGCCGTGACCGTCCTCACCGACGGCTTCGTCCCCGACGAGGTGTACGAGCGCGCCGCGCTCCACTTCGACGACAAGGAGCTGGCCCACCTCATCGCCACGATCACCCTGATCAACGGCTGGAACCGGTTCGCCGTGACCACGCGCATGGTGCCCGGGCACTACACGCCCGGGTCCACGGCGCACCGACCCGCCGAGTAG
- a CDS encoding PLP-dependent aminotransferase family protein, which yields MEKSWATSGEGEGGGAGRSGAWSVDLHLDAPGKGSRSGVRRSLTDALRDAVRGGRLAPGTRLPSSRTLAVDLGIARNTVADAYADLVAEGWLTARQGSGTRVAARDVPRPVAPARPPRTGGAPVYDLTPGTPDVASFPRGEWLKAARRALAAAPNDALGYGDPRGRIELRAALAAYLARARGVHAEPDRIVVVPGFVHGLTLLGELLGARGLRRIAVESYGLDLHWERLARVGLRTCPLGLDELGTRTDGLAAHRAVLMTPAHQFPVGVPLHPDRRAQAVEWARRADGLILEDDYDGEFRYDRQAVGALQGLDPDRVVYLGTASKSLAPGLRIAWMVLPAALASEVAELKDRAGASGGALDQLTLAEFLTSGAYDRHVRSVRLRYRRRRDQLVAALAERAPDVRVTGIAAGLHAVLELPPGTEQVVVQSASWQRLAVQGLSRFRHPEAAAAGQDALVVGYGTPTDHTWAPALDALCRSLP from the coding sequence ATGGAGAAATCTTGGGCCACTTCGGGCGAAGGCGAAGGAGGCGGCGCCGGTCGCAGCGGGGCCTGGAGCGTGGACCTCCACCTCGATGCGCCCGGCAAGGGCTCCCGTTCCGGCGTGCGCCGCAGCCTCACGGACGCGCTGCGCGACGCGGTCCGCGGCGGCCGCCTCGCGCCGGGCACGCGCCTGCCGTCGTCCCGTACGCTCGCCGTCGATCTGGGCATCGCGCGCAACACGGTCGCCGACGCGTACGCGGACCTCGTCGCGGAGGGCTGGCTGACAGCCCGGCAGGGCTCGGGCACCCGGGTCGCCGCCCGTGACGTGCCGCGCCCGGTGGCGCCCGCGCGCCCGCCGCGCACCGGCGGCGCCCCCGTCTACGACCTGACGCCGGGCACGCCGGACGTCGCGTCCTTCCCGCGCGGGGAGTGGCTGAAGGCGGCGCGGCGCGCGCTTGCCGCCGCTCCGAACGACGCGCTCGGCTACGGAGATCCGCGCGGCAGGATCGAGCTGCGCGCCGCCCTCGCCGCGTACCTCGCACGGGCCCGGGGCGTGCACGCCGAACCGGACCGGATCGTCGTCGTACCGGGCTTCGTGCACGGCCTGACACTGCTGGGCGAGCTGCTCGGCGCGCGCGGCCTGCGCCGGATCGCCGTAGAGTCGTACGGCTTGGACCTGCACTGGGAACGGCTCGCACGGGTGGGCCTGAGGACCTGCCCGCTAGGGCTCGACGAACTCGGCACGCGCACCGACGGGTTGGCCGCGCACCGGGCGGTCCTGATGACGCCCGCCCACCAGTTCCCCGTGGGCGTACCGCTGCATCCCGACCGGCGGGCGCAGGCCGTCGAGTGGGCGCGGCGGGCGGACGGGCTGATCCTGGAGGACGACTACGACGGCGAGTTCCGCTACGACCGGCAGGCGGTCGGCGCGCTCCAGGGCCTGGACCCGGACCGGGTGGTCTATCTGGGCACGGCCAGCAAGTCCCTCGCGCCGGGCCTGCGGATCGCGTGGATGGTGCTCCCGGCCGCGCTCGCGTCGGAGGTGGCCGAGCTGAAGGACCGGGCAGGGGCGTCGGGCGGCGCCCTCGACCAGTTGACGCTCGCGGAGTTCCTGACGTCCGGGGCGTACGACCGCCATGTGCGCTCGGTGCGGCTTCGCTACCGACGCCGCCGTGACCAGCTGGTCGCCGCCCTGGCCGAGCGCGCGCCCGACGTCCGTGTCACCGGCATCGCGGCGGGCCTGCACGCGGTGCTCGAACTGCCGCCCGGCACCGAGCAGGTGGTGGTGCAGTCCGCGAGCTGGCAGCGGCTCGCGGTCCAGGGCCTGTCCCGCTTCCGCCACCCCGAGGCGGCAGCGGCAGGCCAGGACGCGCTGGTGGTCGGCTACGGCACGCCGACCGACCACACCTGGGCCCCGGCCCTGGACGCGCTCTGCCGCTCCCTGCCCTGA
- a CDS encoding SDR family oxidoreductase, which translates to MRIAVAGATGSIGARTVAVLEKAGHDVVRVSRSLGVDLTTGEGLDAALVGVDAVVDTTNCTASDPAETVAYFGTTTRNLLAAEEKAGVKHHVLLSIAGMDRVEGNAHYVGKREQERLVAAGPVPWTIVPATQFHDFAAMVAGWTEQDGVATVAPLLLQPVAPDDVAGVLAEVAAGAPLGRHQDVAGPDPQDMVDMARRTLQAQGRAVKLVPTWSGLFGPDMAGDALLPGKDARIMPTTFEEWLASQG; encoded by the coding sequence ATGCGCATCGCCGTCGCCGGAGCCACCGGGAGCATCGGGGCCCGCACCGTCGCCGTACTGGAGAAGGCCGGTCACGACGTCGTGCGCGTCAGCCGCTCGCTGGGCGTGGACCTGACCACCGGCGAAGGGCTCGACGCCGCCCTCGTCGGCGTGGACGCGGTCGTGGACACCACCAACTGCACCGCGAGCGACCCCGCCGAGACCGTCGCGTACTTCGGCACCACCACACGGAACCTGCTCGCCGCCGAGGAGAAGGCCGGGGTCAAGCACCACGTCCTGCTCTCCATCGCGGGCATGGACCGCGTCGAGGGCAACGCGCACTACGTGGGCAAGCGCGAGCAGGAGCGCCTGGTCGCCGCGGGCCCGGTGCCGTGGACCATCGTCCCGGCCACCCAGTTCCACGACTTCGCCGCCATGGTCGCGGGCTGGACCGAGCAGGACGGCGTCGCCACCGTCGCGCCGCTGCTCCTCCAGCCCGTCGCGCCCGACGACGTGGCGGGCGTCCTCGCCGAGGTCGCGGCGGGCGCGCCCCTGGGCCGCCACCAGGACGTGGCCGGGCCCGACCCGCAGGACATGGTCGACATGGCCCGGCGCACCCTCCAGGCCCAGGGCCGGGCGGTGAAGCTCGTCCCGACCTGGTCGGGCCTCTTCGGCCCGGACATGGCGGGCGACGCGCTGCTGCCCGGCAAGGACGCCCGCATCATGCCCACCACCTTCGAGGAGTGGCTGGCCTCGCAGGGCTAG
- a CDS encoding RrF2 family transcriptional regulator: protein MKLPVSTEWVLHCATSLAQLEPGATASAGQLAGYFDVPQAYLAKQLQPLVKAGVLAATTGPRGGFRLARPAADITFLDIVEAVDGTAPPYECREIRQQGRGALPAEDCRAACPIAAKMAAAHASWRTSLAAVTLADLLSEIPEWAPERTRRLLTGTG from the coding sequence ATGAAGCTGCCTGTGAGTACGGAGTGGGTGTTGCACTGCGCCACGTCGCTGGCGCAGCTGGAGCCGGGGGCGACGGCGTCGGCCGGACAGCTCGCGGGCTACTTCGACGTGCCCCAGGCCTATCTGGCCAAGCAGCTCCAGCCGCTGGTGAAGGCGGGCGTCCTCGCCGCCACGACGGGCCCGAGGGGCGGCTTCCGGCTGGCCCGCCCGGCGGCGGACATCACGTTCCTGGACATCGTCGAGGCGGTCGACGGCACGGCACCGCCCTACGAGTGCCGGGAGATCCGCCAGCAGGGCCGGGGCGCGCTGCCCGCCGAGGACTGCCGCGCGGCCTGCCCGATCGCGGCGAAGATGGCCGCAGCCCACGCGTCCTGGCGCACGAGCCTCGCCGCGGTGACCCTGGCCGACCTCCTCTCCGAAATCCCGGAATGGGCCCCGGAACGCACCCGCCGCCTCCTGACGGGCACGGGCTGA
- a CDS encoding alpha/beta hydrolase, whose product MDDSARRRPHTRRTAAFGAVVAALALAAPTAHAGTTTSGGLDRYHQQRLDWGSCASGPDDSTGRDLDKAGVRCADVTVPLDYAAPEGRTLTVAISRLKATDRRHRVGALLINPGGPGGTALDMPPDIREAMKETGARYDLIGMDPRFVGRSTPLDCGWPVSTAVLSAGAGRAGFERQVALQKRLADKCRATHSDVLPHVSTRNTARDMDVIRGALGERKLSYLGYSYGTYLGTVYTQMFPGRYDRVVLDGALDTPRYQPRLLRGAEPENQRALADWAAWAARRHATYGLGRSRDQVLATVDRIVAKSARGLTLRSGSDVFRVDDSHVPFLLVEGIADDTDAARAALGETVSVLADAAGKPARPSKHLAELLRYATTGVDSASGSAQTAILCGDVAAPRDPERYWRDIQRSRTRHPLFGPLTNNVTPCAFWDRPRERPTRVRHDARALIVAATGDPRAPYEGSVALRHRLPGSKLLTLKGANRHGIYGEYGNTCVDSKVNAYLATGRLPAKDETCAR is encoded by the coding sequence ATGGACGACTCCGCGCGGCGACGGCCGCACACACGACGTACCGCGGCGTTCGGCGCGGTGGTGGCCGCCCTCGCCCTCGCCGCCCCGACGGCCCACGCGGGCACCACGACGAGCGGCGGCCTCGACCGCTACCACCAGCAGCGGCTCGACTGGGGCAGCTGCGCCTCAGGGCCCGACGACTCGACGGGGCGCGACCTCGACAAGGCCGGGGTGCGCTGCGCCGACGTCACCGTGCCGCTCGACTACGCCGCGCCCGAGGGACGGACCCTCACCGTCGCGATCTCGCGCCTGAAGGCCACCGACCGGCGGCATCGCGTAGGCGCGCTGCTCATCAACCCCGGCGGCCCCGGCGGCACCGCCCTCGACATGCCGCCCGACATCCGCGAGGCGATGAAGGAGACCGGAGCGCGGTACGACCTCATCGGCATGGACCCCCGCTTCGTCGGCCGCAGCACGCCGCTGGACTGCGGCTGGCCCGTCAGCACCGCCGTCCTCTCCGCCGGAGCCGGCCGCGCGGGCTTCGAGCGCCAAGTCGCGCTCCAGAAGCGGCTCGCCGACAAGTGCCGGGCCACGCACTCCGACGTGCTGCCGCACGTCAGCACGCGCAACACCGCCCGCGACATGGACGTCATCAGGGGCGCCCTCGGCGAGCGCAAGCTGTCGTACCTCGGATACTCGTACGGCACGTATCTGGGCACCGTCTACACGCAGATGTTCCCCGGCCGCTACGACCGCGTGGTCCTCGACGGCGCCCTCGACACTCCGCGCTACCAGCCCCGCCTCCTGCGCGGCGCCGAGCCCGAGAACCAGCGGGCCCTCGCGGACTGGGCCGCCTGGGCCGCGCGGCGGCACGCGACGTACGGGCTCGGCCGCAGCCGCGACCAGGTGCTCGCCACCGTCGACCGGATCGTCGCGAAGTCCGCGCGCGGCCTTACGCTCCGCAGCGGGTCCGACGTCTTCCGCGTCGACGACTCCCACGTGCCGTTCCTGCTCGTGGAAGGCATCGCGGACGACACGGACGCGGCCCGCGCCGCGCTCGGCGAGACCGTGTCCGTGCTCGCCGACGCCGCCGGGAAGCCGGCCCGGCCGTCGAAGCACCTCGCCGAACTGCTGCGGTACGCGACCACCGGCGTGGACTCCGCCTCCGGCAGCGCGCAGACCGCCATCCTGTGCGGGGATGTCGCCGCCCCGCGCGACCCGGAGCGCTACTGGCGCGACATCCAGCGCAGCCGGACCCGGCATCCGCTGTTCGGCCCGCTGACCAACAACGTCACTCCGTGCGCCTTCTGGGACCGCCCGCGCGAGCGGCCCACGCGGGTGCGGCACGACGCCCGCGCGCTGATCGTGGCCGCCACCGGCGACCCGCGCGCCCCGTACGAGGGAAGCGTCGCGCTCCGGCACCGGCTGCCGGGCTCGAAGCTGCTCACCCTCAAGGGCGCCAACCGCCACGGGATTTACGGGGAGTACGGCAACACCTGCGTGGACTCCAAGGTCAACGCCTATCTGGCCACGGGGCGGCTGCCCGCGAAGGACGAGACCTGCGCGCGGTGA
- a CDS encoding DUF397 domain-containing protein: MTLKWVKSSYSTADGPDCVEVAWRKSSYSSADEPECVEMAATPDAVLVRDSKNPDGPRLTVNPAAWVGFIRGTTE; the protein is encoded by the coding sequence ATGACACTGAAGTGGGTCAAGAGCAGCTACAGCACCGCCGACGGGCCGGACTGCGTCGAAGTGGCCTGGCGCAAGAGCAGCTACAGCAGTGCAGACGAGCCCGAGTGCGTCGAGATGGCCGCCACCCCCGACGCCGTCCTCGTCCGCGACTCCAAGAACCCCGACGGCCCCCGCCTCACCGTCAACCCCGCCGCCTGGGTCGGCTTCATACGCGGCACCACCGAATAG
- a CDS encoding helix-turn-helix domain-containing protein — protein sequence MDEVGWEVDADGESIAIAELIGRQLKLWREAAELRAVEFASLMGYGEDLIHKVERGVRIPRPEFLERADDVLHASGHLKALKKDAEKARYPKKVRDLAKLEAQAVELCAYNNSLIHGLLQTEEYALAEVRNRQPPFPEREVERRVAGRMARQEIVDHASGRPVFSFVQCESTLRRANGGRMVMRGQLERLLEVGQLRNVTIQVLPLDREENAGMGGSLTVFKLKGGDNVGHLAVQLVSRLVTDPRDIQTLEMRYGMIRAQALTPRESLAFIEKVRGET from the coding sequence ATGGACGAGGTCGGTTGGGAGGTCGACGCCGACGGCGAGTCCATCGCGATCGCCGAACTCATCGGCCGCCAGCTCAAGTTGTGGCGCGAAGCCGCGGAGCTGCGGGCCGTCGAGTTCGCCAGCCTCATGGGCTACGGAGAGGACCTGATCCACAAGGTCGAACGCGGGGTTCGCATCCCCCGGCCGGAGTTCCTGGAGCGCGCCGACGACGTCCTTCACGCCAGCGGCCACCTCAAGGCGCTCAAGAAGGACGCGGAGAAGGCTCGTTACCCGAAGAAGGTTCGGGATCTGGCGAAGCTGGAGGCGCAGGCCGTTGAGCTGTGCGCGTACAACAACTCTTTGATCCATGGGTTGTTGCAGACGGAGGAGTACGCACTGGCCGAGGTGCGCAATCGACAGCCCCCGTTCCCCGAGCGCGAGGTGGAGCGCCGGGTCGCCGGCCGCATGGCTCGGCAGGAGATCGTGGACCACGCGTCGGGGCGGCCTGTTTTCAGCTTCGTGCAGTGCGAATCGACTTTGCGTCGGGCCAACGGGGGAAGGATGGTGATGCGTGGGCAGCTCGAACGTTTGTTGGAGGTCGGGCAGTTGAGGAACGTGACCATTCAGGTTCTGCCGTTGGATCGGGAGGAGAACGCCGGGATGGGCGGTTCCCTCACCGTGTTCAAGCTCAAGGGCGGCGACAACGTCGGCCACCTCGCCGTTCAACTCGTTAGCCGACTGGTTACCGATCCGCGCGACATCCAGACCCTCGAAATGCGCTATGGCATGATCCGGGCGCAGGCTCTCACGCCTCGGGAGTCACTGGCCTTCATCGAGAAAGTGCGGGGAGAGACATGA
- the tgmA gene encoding putative ATP-grasp-modified RiPP produces MNTSTSTAEAISQTPWGFGRMAPLRNGSPSPWRYAGVDPVTQTGRWIGEDGAMVPAELGKHGTSVNTYPPTQVGKDGKVDPDTGQDAEQDE; encoded by the coding sequence GTGAACACGAGCACCTCGACGGCGGAGGCGATCTCTCAGACCCCGTGGGGGTTCGGTCGTATGGCTCCGCTGCGCAACGGTTCCCCCTCACCCTGGCGGTACGCGGGCGTTGATCCGGTGACGCAAACCGGCCGGTGGATCGGGGAGGACGGAGCGATGGTCCCGGCTGAACTCGGGAAGCACGGTACGAGCGTGAACACCTACCCGCCTACTCAGGTCGGCAAAGACGGCAAGGTCGACCCGGACACGGGCCAGGACGCGGAGCAGGACGAATAG
- the tgmB gene encoding ATP-grasp ribosomal peptide maturase, which produces MDGRPVLVSTRAEDATADVVIAELNRRRVPVLRFDPGRDFPARAVIAARTSADGWAGHLAVGDRTVDLSGVRALYHRRPSAYVTDSGEQAARFAAQENRRGLGGVLGALPGCLYLSHPQAIARAEYKPAQLAAAARVGLKVPASLITNDPMEAKEFCAAQPTIYKPLYAGTYDVGGEPAGIWAAPVAAGEVDGAVSHSAHLFQAQVPKVADVRVVVVGDQVFTARITAPPGVVDWRAEYQSLTYEPVACPEEMRGALVRFLSAFGLSFGAFDFAVTGDDGWWFLECNPNGQWAWLGATRSRVRRVNSQIGDRLCRMRSS; this is translated from the coding sequence ATGGACGGACGTCCGGTGTTGGTCTCCACGCGGGCAGAGGACGCAACCGCGGATGTGGTCATCGCAGAGTTGAACCGGCGCCGTGTGCCCGTCCTCCGGTTCGACCCCGGGCGGGACTTCCCCGCTCGCGCGGTGATCGCCGCCCGTACGAGTGCGGACGGCTGGGCCGGGCACCTCGCGGTCGGGGACCGTACGGTGGACCTGTCCGGCGTACGCGCCCTGTATCACCGTCGGCCGAGTGCCTACGTGACGGACAGCGGCGAGCAGGCCGCGCGGTTCGCCGCTCAGGAGAACCGGCGTGGACTGGGCGGAGTGCTCGGCGCGCTGCCGGGGTGCCTGTACCTCAGTCATCCGCAGGCCATCGCGCGGGCGGAGTACAAGCCCGCGCAGTTGGCAGCGGCGGCCCGGGTGGGGCTCAAGGTCCCGGCCAGCTTGATCACGAACGATCCGATGGAAGCCAAGGAATTCTGCGCCGCGCAGCCGACGATCTACAAGCCCTTGTACGCGGGGACGTACGACGTCGGGGGCGAGCCCGCCGGAATCTGGGCCGCCCCGGTCGCGGCGGGGGAGGTCGACGGCGCAGTGAGCCACAGCGCGCACCTGTTCCAGGCGCAGGTGCCCAAGGTGGCGGACGTGCGCGTGGTCGTCGTCGGCGATCAGGTGTTCACCGCGCGCATCACCGCGCCGCCCGGTGTCGTGGACTGGCGGGCCGAGTACCAGAGCCTCACCTATGAGCCGGTCGCCTGCCCGGAGGAGATGCGCGGGGCACTCGTGCGGTTCCTCTCCGCTTTCGGACTGAGCTTCGGCGCCTTCGACTTCGCCGTGACCGGTGACGACGGATGGTGGTTCTTGGAGTGCAATCCCAACGGACAGTGGGCGTGGCTCGGTGCGACACGAAGTCGCGTACGGCGAGTGAACTCGCAGATTGGAGACCGGTTATGCCGGATGCGTAGTTCCTGA